One Aliiroseovarius sediminilitoris DNA window includes the following coding sequences:
- a CDS encoding c-type cytochrome, with product MSKFPEFLMATAIVALTAAPAMAEKLGLGRAATADEVAAWDLDVFPDGSNLPEGSGDVLTGETLFSENCASCHGEFAEGVGNWPKLAGGEDTLADEDPLKTVGSYWPYLSTTFDYVRRSMPFGSAQTLSDDDVYAIVAYILYSNYLVEDDFTLSKETFTDVTMPNADGFIVDDRPETEYGKFTERCMSDCKSGPVEITRNVVFKGDPNAGADGGEVETTAPAATDEAQAPAAEEAAPMAVAFDADLAADGEKVFKKCKACHKVGEGAKNGVGPVLNGVWGRTAGTVEGFKYSKPMMAAGESGLVWDTETLSGYLANPRNYLKGNKMTFAGLKKDADIEAILEFLKSNSQ from the coding sequence ATGTCGAAGTTTCCTGAATTCTTAATGGCGACCGCCATTGTCGCCCTGACCGCCGCGCCCGCGATGGCGGAAAAGCTGGGCTTGGGACGCGCGGCAACCGCCGATGAAGTGGCAGCGTGGGATCTGGATGTGTTCCCGGATGGGTCAAACCTGCCGGAAGGCTCGGGCGACGTCTTGACCGGAGAGACCTTGTTTTCAGAAAACTGCGCGTCTTGCCATGGTGAATTCGCCGAAGGTGTGGGCAACTGGCCGAAATTGGCAGGCGGCGAAGATACCCTGGCGGATGAAGACCCGTTGAAGACGGTGGGGTCTTACTGGCCTTACCTGTCGACCACATTTGATTATGTGCGCCGCTCCATGCCGTTCGGTTCCGCGCAAACGCTGTCGGATGACGATGTCTATGCGATTGTCGCGTATATTCTTTATTCGAACTACCTGGTGGAAGACGATTTCACCTTGTCGAAAGAAACGTTTACAGACGTGACAATGCCCAATGCGGACGGGTTCATTGTCGATGACCGGCCCGAGACCGAGTATGGCAAATTTACCGAACGCTGCATGAGCGATTGCAAATCCGGCCCGGTTGAGATCACGCGCAACGTGGTCTTCAAGGGCGATCCGAATGCGGGTGCTGACGGCGGCGAGGTGGAAACCACAGCCCCCGCCGCAACGGACGAGGCCCAAGCCCCTGCTGCCGAAGAGGCAGCGCCCATGGCTGTCGCCTTTGATGCCGATCTTGCCGCCGATGGCGAGAAGGTCTTCAAAAAATGCAAGGCCTGCCACAAGGTGGGCGAGGGCGCGAAAAACGGCGTTGGACCTGTTCTGAACGGAGTCTGGGGTCGGACCGCCGGAACCGTCGAAGGGTTTAAGTACTCCAAACCGATGATGGCAGCCGGCGAAAGCGGGTTGGTCTGGGACACAGAGACGCTTTCGGGCTATCTGGCCAACCCGCGCAATTATCTGAAGGGCAACAAGATGACATTTGCGGGCTTGAAAAAGGACGCGGATATCGAGGCAATCCTCGAATTTTTGAAGTCAAACAGTCAATAG
- a CDS encoding thioredoxin family protein encodes MRIRSIFLGVVSLFWATYVTAAELGDDGLHKQPWFTDSFLEMADDLAEAGADGKDLLILIEQQGCPYCRELHEVNFTRQQIVDHLKEYYMVVQLNLFGAREVVDFDGEALEERALAVKWGVNFTPTVVIFPSDASDTSTARAAEAFRMPGYFKPFHFLKSLEFVTTDAYQDQVFQRYLQDIFQRMEEKGETPDVW; translated from the coding sequence ATGCGCATACGATCAATTTTCCTTGGTGTTGTGAGCCTGTTTTGGGCGACATATGTGACGGCTGCCGAGTTGGGCGATGATGGATTGCACAAACAGCCCTGGTTCACCGACAGCTTCCTTGAAATGGCCGATGATCTGGCCGAAGCCGGTGCGGATGGCAAAGACCTTCTGATCCTGATCGAACAACAGGGTTGTCCCTATTGTCGTGAGCTGCACGAGGTCAATTTTACCCGCCAGCAAATCGTGGACCACCTGAAGGAATACTACATGGTGGTGCAGTTGAATCTGTTCGGGGCGCGTGAAGTTGTCGATTTCGATGGTGAGGCATTGGAGGAACGCGCTCTTGCGGTCAAATGGGGTGTCAATTTCACACCGACCGTTGTGATTTTCCCCTCGGATGCGTCTGACACGAGCACTGCCCGCGCCGCCGAAGCCTTTCGGATGCCCGGCTATTTCAAGCCGTTCCACTTTCTGAAATCGTTGGAGTTTGTGACGACCGATGCCTATCAGGACCAAGTGTTCCAACGCTATCTTCAGGACATTTTTCAACGAATGGAAGAAAAGGGCGAAACGCCTGACGTGTGGTGA
- a CDS encoding c-type cytochrome — MIFAATSAFSNEIGDAEKGEAVFRECSECHSVGQGAKNRVGPHLNGIFGRRAAGVDGFDYSNGLTRMGKDGLVWNFDLLDRYVQNPKAFASDTRMAYKGLKDAGQRSDLLSFLRRYSDDPSNIPEAAPTAAGTDHSVDAAILAIQGDPDYGAYLSSECTSCHQLSGNNDGIPGIIGWPAEDFVVAMHAYKDKFRPHPVMQMMAGRLSNEEIAALAAYFEAARP, encoded by the coding sequence ATGATTTTCGCGGCGACCTCTGCTTTTTCAAACGAGATCGGAGACGCCGAAAAAGGCGAGGCGGTGTTCCGCGAATGCTCAGAATGCCATTCGGTCGGACAAGGCGCGAAAAACCGGGTTGGTCCACACTTGAACGGCATTTTCGGGCGACGAGCGGCGGGGGTTGACGGGTTTGACTATTCCAACGGTCTGACCCGCATGGGCAAAGATGGGTTGGTCTGGAACTTTGATCTGCTGGATCGTTATGTTCAAAACCCCAAGGCGTTCGCGTCCGACACGCGCATGGCGTACAAGGGGTTGAAGGACGCCGGTCAACGGTCTGATTTGCTGTCGTTTTTGCGAAGATACTCGGATGATCCCAGCAACATTCCGGAAGCTGCACCCACCGCTGCGGGCACGGATCACTCGGTCGATGCGGCCATCCTCGCCATTCAGGGCGACCCGGATTATGGCGCATACCTGTCGTCGGAATGCACATCTTGCCACCAGCTCAGCGGTAACAACGACGGCATTCCGGGCATCATTGGCTGGCCTGCCGAAGATTTCGTGGTTGCGATGCACGCGTATAAGGACAAGTTTCGCCCTCATCCCGTGATGCAGATGATGGCCGGTCGCCTGTCCAATGAAGAGATCGCCGCCCTGGCTGCCTATTTCGAAGCTGCCCGGCCATGA
- a CDS encoding NAD(P)/FAD-dependent oxidoreductase, with product MQLNRRLFMGGAAAGAAAASLAAPMAHASNHGKPKVVVIGGGAGGATAARYIAKDSKGEIDVTLVEPTRSYYTCFFSNLYLAGFRKLSSIAHSYGKLASDFGVNVVHDWAVGIDRAARTVTLAGGATLPYDRLILSPGIDFVDGTVEGWDVTQQNKMPHAYKAGSQSELLKAQIEAMPEGGTFAMVAPPNPFRCPPGPYERISMVAHILKAKNPTAKIIIADPKDKFSKMALFQEGWGDLYSGMIDWIGSDFGGGNVSVNPDEMALTIDGEKTKVDVCNVIPAMKAGRICEIAGITDGNWAPVNPHTMQSRVDENIHVLGDASQQGDMPKSGFAANSQAKVAAMAVRAALTGSKLFPAKFTNTCWSLIDTDNGVKVGASYEATDEKIAKVDGFISQTGEDSELRKATYEESIGWYAGITADMFG from the coding sequence ATGCAACTGAACAGACGTCTTTTCATGGGCGGCGCGGCGGCGGGGGCTGCTGCGGCCAGCTTGGCGGCTCCGATGGCACATGCCTCGAACCACGGTAAGCCCAAGGTCGTGGTGATCGGTGGCGGCGCTGGCGGTGCGACCGCGGCGCGTTACATCGCCAAGGACAGCAAGGGCGAGATCGATGTGACGCTGGTCGAGCCCACGCGCAGTTATTACACCTGCTTCTTCTCGAACCTGTATCTGGCGGGGTTTCGAAAGCTGAGTTCGATCGCGCACAGCTATGGCAAATTGGCGTCCGATTTCGGGGTCAACGTGGTTCATGACTGGGCGGTCGGGATCGACCGCGCGGCACGCACCGTCACGCTGGCAGGTGGGGCGACGCTGCCTTATGACCGCCTGATCCTGTCGCCCGGCATTGATTTTGTCGATGGCACGGTCGAGGGCTGGGATGTCACCCAGCAAAACAAGATGCCCCATGCCTACAAGGCCGGGTCGCAATCCGAACTTTTGAAAGCGCAGATCGAGGCGATGCCCGAAGGCGGCACCTTCGCCATGGTGGCGCCACCCAACCCGTTCCGCTGCCCTCCGGGGCCGTATGAGCGGATCTCGATGGTGGCGCATATTCTGAAGGCGAAGAACCCGACCGCCAAGATCATCATCGCCGACCCGAAAGACAAATTCTCTAAAATGGCGCTGTTTCAGGAAGGTTGGGGGGATCTTTACAGCGGAATGATCGACTGGATCGGATCGGATTTCGGAGGCGGAAACGTGTCGGTCAATCCCGATGAAATGGCGCTGACCATAGACGGCGAAAAAACCAAGGTCGATGTGTGCAACGTGATCCCCGCCATGAAGGCCGGGCGCATTTGCGAGATTGCAGGTATCACCGATGGCAATTGGGCGCCAGTGAACCCGCACACAATGCAAAGCCGTGTGGATGAAAACATCCATGTGCTGGGGGATGCCAGCCAGCAGGGCGACATGCCCAAGTCCGGCTTCGCTGCCAACAGTCAGGCGAAAGTGGCCGCGATGGCGGTGCGTGCTGCGCTGACCGGGTCCAAGCTGTTCCCGGCCAAGTTCACCAACACTTGCTGGTCGTTGATCGACACAGACAACGGCGTGAAGGTTGGCGCGAGCTACGAGGCGACGGATGAAAAGATCGCCAAGGTGGACGGGTTTATCAGCCAGACCGGCGAGGATTCCGAACTGCGCAAAGCAACCTATGAGGAAAGCATCGGCTGGTATGCCGGGATCACCGCGGACATGTTCGGATGA
- a CDS encoding DUF302 domain-containing protein has protein sequence MQETDHAITYAFEGEFDDATFAVETAIVGKGLVIDYVSRTGAMLERTKGDVGSDVKIYDAADIFLFCSAQISREVMEPDPMNIAFCPYGIFVTDTDGEVRVGYRKYPDGDMQKVQALLDEIVQDAVSD, from the coding sequence ATGCAGGAAACCGATCATGCGATCACCTATGCGTTCGAAGGCGAGTTCGATGACGCAACGTTCGCAGTGGAAACGGCCATTGTGGGAAAGGGGCTGGTAATCGACTATGTCAGCCGCACAGGCGCGATGCTTGAACGCACGAAGGGCGATGTCGGGTCTGACGTCAAAATCTATGACGCGGCTGACATCTTTTTGTTCTGCTCGGCTCAGATCAGCCGCGAGGTGATGGAACCTGACCCGATGAACATCGCCTTTTGCCCCTATGGCATCTTCGTCACCGATACGGATGGCGAAGTGCGTGTGGGCTATCGCAAGTATCCAGACGGTGACATGCAAAAGGTTCAGGCGCTTCTGGACGAAATCGTGCAAGACGCGGTTTCCGACTGA
- a CDS encoding YeeE/YedE family protein codes for MIETEFTPWASAIGGALIGLASVFLMWVRGNVFGATGILAGFLQPSSSTDWSWRAVILAGMLTGPLVFLAATGGFPTIEVPVSTLSMIIGGLIVGVGVTYGSGCTSGHGVCGMARFSTRSIVATLTFMAGTAVMVFLTRHVVGL; via the coding sequence ATGATCGAAACCGAATTTACACCCTGGGCCTCCGCGATCGGTGGGGCGCTGATTGGACTTGCATCCGTATTTCTGATGTGGGTGCGCGGGAACGTTTTTGGCGCGACCGGAATCCTGGCGGGGTTTCTGCAACCCAGCAGTTCGACCGACTGGTCGTGGCGCGCGGTCATCCTTGCGGGGATGCTGACCGGTCCTCTGGTCTTTCTGGCCGCAACGGGCGGCTTTCCGACGATCGAGGTGCCGGTTTCCACCCTGTCGATGATCATCGGCGGGTTGATCGTTGGCGTCGGGGTCACTTATGGCTCGGGTTGCACATCGGGGCACGGAGTCTGCGGCATGGCGCGGTTTTCGACGCGGTCCATCGTCGCCACGCTGACTTTCATGGCAGGCACGGCGGTGATGGTGTTTCTGACCCGTCACGTCGTTGGTCTGTAG
- a CDS encoding DUF6691 family protein, whose translation MKLLLTYLAGVVFGLGIAISGMANPAKVLNFFDVFGTWDPSLAFVMGAALLVTAPGYMLVFKRPKPAFAEGFKLPGTKLVDRKLVLGSFTFGLGWGLSGFCPGAALPVISTGNPAVLIFTASLIAGMLLARWMIANSARRQDAAQAN comes from the coding sequence ATGAAACTTTTACTGACATATCTGGCAGGCGTCGTCTTTGGGCTGGGGATTGCGATCTCGGGCATGGCGAACCCGGCCAAGGTTCTGAACTTCTTTGATGTCTTTGGAACCTGGGATCCAAGCCTTGCCTTTGTGATGGGGGCCGCACTCCTGGTGACGGCACCTGGCTACATGCTCGTCTTCAAACGCCCCAAGCCCGCCTTTGCCGAAGGCTTCAAGCTGCCCGGCACAAAGTTGGTTGACCGAAAACTGGTGCTGGGGTCGTTCACCTTTGGTCTTGGGTGGGGGCTGTCTGGCTTTTGTCCCGGTGCGGCACTGCCCGTGATCTCGACCGGCAACCCTGCGGTTCTGATATTCACCGCCTCCCTGATTGCGGGCATGCTTTTGGCCCGCTGGATGATTGCAAACTCAGCCCGGCGGCAGGACGCCGCGCAGGCCAACTGA
- a CDS encoding MBL fold metallo-hydrolase, protein MSDYPVNTSLKPEVKAFFEEESNTISYVVKDPASKACAVIDSVMDIDYAAGRITHDHADQIIAFIKAEGLTLEWLIETHVHADHLSAAPYIQGKLGGKIGIGSKITVVQEVFGKVFNEGTEFQRDGSQFDRLFEEGDTYKIGTMDAFVMHTPGHTPACMVHVIGDAAFVGDTLFMPDGGSARADFPGGDAGELYDSIQKVLALPDETRLFMCHDYGPNGRDIQWETSVADEKAHNIHVGGGKTKEEFVKFRTERDAQLAMPRLIIPSLQVNMRAGDMPPADEDGKTFLKVPVNTL, encoded by the coding sequence ATGAGCGACTATCCCGTCAACACGTCCCTCAAACCCGAGGTGAAAGCCTTTTTCGAGGAGGAGTCGAACACGATCTCCTATGTGGTCAAAGACCCGGCGTCAAAAGCCTGTGCGGTGATCGACAGTGTCATGGACATTGACTATGCCGCCGGTCGGATCACCCATGACCATGCGGACCAGATCATTGCCTTTATCAAAGCCGAAGGGCTAACGCTTGAGTGGCTGATCGAAACCCATGTCCATGCCGATCACTTGTCCGCCGCGCCCTATATTCAGGGCAAGTTGGGCGGCAAGATCGGCATCGGATCCAAGATCACCGTGGTGCAAGAAGTGTTCGGCAAAGTCTTCAACGAGGGCACCGAGTTCCAGCGTGACGGCAGCCAGTTTGACCGGCTGTTCGAGGAAGGCGATACCTACAAGATCGGCACGATGGATGCGTTCGTCATGCACACGCCCGGCCATACACCGGCCTGCATGGTGCATGTGATCGGTGATGCGGCCTTTGTGGGCGACACACTTTTCATGCCCGACGGGGGTTCAGCACGCGCCGACTTCCCGGGCGGCGACGCGGGCGAACTTTACGATTCCATTCAGAAGGTTCTGGCCCTCCCCGATGAAACCCGGCTATTCATGTGCCACGATTACGGGCCGAACGGGCGCGATATTCAGTGGGAAACCAGTGTGGCGGATGAGAAAGCGCACAACATCCATGTGGGTGGCGGCAAAACCAAAGAGGAATTCGTGAAATTCCGCACCGAGCGTGATGCGCAACTTGCCATGCCGCGGCTGATCATCCCGTCGCTTCAGGTCAATATGCGGGCAGGTGACATGCCGCCCGCAGATGAAGATGGGAAGACCTTCCTGAAAGTGCCCGTGAACACGCTTTGA
- a CDS encoding TIGR01244 family sulfur transferase, which translates to MKKLDDKVTVAPQITANDIPAIKAAGFTVVICNRPDGEEPGQPAWAEISAAAEAAGLATSFLPMSNREDAFAVMAEFQRVVDEAPGPVFAYCRTGTRSEILWMTAQANA; encoded by the coding sequence ATGAAGAAACTCGACGATAAGGTGACGGTCGCGCCGCAGATCACCGCAAATGACATTCCCGCCATCAAGGCTGCCGGATTCACCGTGGTGATATGCAACCGCCCCGATGGGGAAGAACCGGGTCAGCCCGCTTGGGCCGAGATCAGTGCTGCTGCCGAAGCCGCAGGGCTGGCCACGTCTTTCCTGCCCATGTCGAACCGTGAAGACGCCTTTGCCGTCATGGCCGAGTTTCAACGCGTGGTGGACGAGGCGCCGGGCCCGGTCTTCGCCTATTGCCGCACCGGCACACGCAGCGAGATTTTGTGGATGACCGCGCAAGCCAACGCTTGA
- a CDS encoding SulP family inorganic anion transporter, which produces MDKEQKMVARGAALRRYVPILDWGARYDNTALTSDLVAAVIVTIMLIPQSLAYALLAGLPAEMGLYASILPLLAYAIFGTSRALAVGPVAVISLMTAAAVGNLGLDNPADYAAAAITLAFLSGLILMIMGVFRLGFLANFLSHPVIAGFITASGLLIATSQLKHILGIDAYGHSLFDLIGSLFAHITQTNLFTFVIGTASVAFLFWVRKGLKPLLLLLGLGPRMADILAKAGPVGAVAVTTLISWGFDLQSKGVAIVGDVPQGLPPLTFPRFDADLWTSLLGSALLISIIGFVESISVAQTLATKKRQRIVPDQELVGLGASNIAAAMSGGYPVTGGFARSVVNFDAGAETPAAGAFTAVGIAGAALFLTPLLFFLPKATLAATIIVAVLSLVDFHILKATWDYHRADFTAVLATILLTLGFGVEIGVSAGVILSIVLYLYKTSRPHIAEVGLVPGTQHFRNINRHKVLTHPELVTLRLDENLYFANARYIEDYLLARVAKGGIKHVVLMCSAVNEIDLSALETLEDLNRQLGDAGITLSLSEVKGPVMDRLMRTRFVENLTGCVYLTQFAAMQALGPVDGAVPICAGPGDAA; this is translated from the coding sequence ATGGATAAAGAGCAAAAAATGGTGGCGCGCGGCGCTGCCCTCAGACGCTATGTGCCCATTCTGGACTGGGGTGCCCGCTATGACAATACGGCGCTGACCTCGGATCTGGTGGCGGCGGTGATTGTCACGATCATGCTGATCCCGCAATCACTGGCCTATGCGCTGTTGGCAGGTTTGCCGGCCGAGATGGGGCTTTACGCCTCGATCCTGCCACTGCTGGCCTATGCGATCTTCGGCACATCGCGCGCCTTGGCGGTGGGTCCGGTGGCAGTGATCAGCCTGATGACCGCAGCGGCCGTGGGCAATCTTGGCTTGGACAACCCGGCGGATTATGCCGCCGCCGCGATCACGCTGGCGTTTTTGTCGGGGCTAATCCTTATGATCATGGGCGTGTTCCGGCTGGGCTTTCTGGCGAATTTTCTAAGCCACCCGGTGATCGCGGGGTTCATCACGGCCTCGGGCCTGTTGATTGCCACCAGCCAGTTGAAACATATTCTTGGGATTGACGCGTATGGTCATTCGCTCTTTGACCTGATCGGCTCGCTTTTCGCCCATATCACGCAGACCAACCTGTTTACATTCGTGATTGGGACCGCCTCGGTTGCCTTTCTGTTTTGGGTGCGCAAGGGATTGAAACCTTTGCTTCTTTTGCTTGGACTTGGCCCGCGAATGGCCGACATACTGGCAAAAGCCGGACCTGTTGGCGCGGTGGCGGTGACGACCCTGATCAGTTGGGGGTTCGATCTGCAATCAAAGGGTGTCGCCATCGTGGGCGACGTGCCGCAGGGTCTGCCGCCATTGACGTTTCCCCGTTTCGATGCCGACCTTTGGACCAGTCTGCTTGGCTCGGCTCTGCTGATCTCGATCATTGGATTTGTGGAAAGCATCTCGGTCGCGCAAACGTTGGCCACCAAGAAGCGCCAGCGCATCGTGCCGGATCAGGAACTTGTCGGATTGGGCGCGTCCAACATTGCGGCGGCCATGTCGGGCGGCTATCCGGTCACGGGTGGGTTTGCGCGGTCGGTGGTGAATTTCGACGCTGGTGCGGAAACCCCCGCAGCAGGTGCGTTCACCGCGGTCGGCATCGCGGGGGCCGCGCTGTTCCTGACGCCGCTTCTGTTCTTCCTTCCCAAGGCCACGTTGGCCGCCACGATCATTGTCGCGGTCCTGAGCCTTGTTGATTTCCACATCCTCAAGGCCACTTGGGATTACCATCGCGCCGATTTTACGGCGGTTCTGGCAACCATCCTGCTGACCCTTGGATTCGGTGTGGAAATCGGTGTGTCGGCCGGGGTGATCCTGTCGATTGTGCTTTACCTCTACAAAACTTCGCGTCCCCATATCGCCGAGGTCGGACTGGTTCCCGGCACGCAGCATTTTCGCAACATCAACCGCCACAAGGTGCTGACCCACCCGGAACTGGTGACGCTTCGACTGGATGAAAACCTCTATTTCGCCAACGCGCGGTATATCGAAGACTACCTGCTGGCCCGTGTCGCGAAAGGCGGCATCAAGCATGTGGTGCTGATGTGTTCGGCGGTGAACGAGATTGACCTGTCCGCGTTGGAGACACTGGAAGACCTGAACCGGCAACTGGGCGACGCTGGCATCACGCTCAGCTTGTCCGAAGTCAAAGGCCCGGTCATGGACCGTCTGATGCGGACCCGTTTTGTTGAGAACCTGACCGGCTGTGTTTATCTGACCCAGTTCGCGGCTATGCAGGCGCTGGGACCGGTCGATGGGGCAGTTCCGATCTGTGCAGGGCCGGGCGACGCTGCGTAA
- a CDS encoding SDR family NAD(P)-dependent oxidoreductase, which yields MQITENTVAIVTGGASGLGGAVAEALSNAGANVGIFDLNEEAGQRKAKDIGGAFAKVDVSDAASVAEGFKTLRAALGQERIMVNCAGIAPASKTQSKGEPHDPGLFAKTIGVNLIGTFNCASQSAAGMALADPVTDDGERGVIVNTASIAAFDGQIGQLAYAASKGGVVGMTLPMARDLMRDGIRVMTIAPGIFKTPMVAGLPQEVQDSLGAQVPFPSRLGDPAEYAAMVRHIVENGMLNGEVIRLDGAIRMAPR from the coding sequence ATGCAGATCACTGAAAACACTGTTGCCATCGTCACGGGGGGGGCGTCCGGGTTGGGCGGCGCGGTCGCTGAGGCCTTGTCGAACGCAGGTGCAAATGTTGGTATCTTCGACCTGAACGAAGAGGCCGGACAAAGGAAGGCCAAGGACATCGGCGGTGCTTTTGCAAAAGTGGACGTGTCTGATGCGGCATCGGTTGCTGAGGGGTTCAAGACGCTGCGTGCAGCGCTTGGGCAGGAACGAATAATGGTGAATTGCGCCGGCATCGCGCCTGCTTCGAAAACCCAGTCCAAAGGCGAACCCCATGATCCCGGCCTTTTTGCGAAAACCATCGGCGTGAACCTGATCGGCACCTTCAACTGCGCGAGCCAATCGGCGGCAGGCATGGCACTGGCCGACCCCGTCACGGACGATGGTGAACGCGGCGTGATCGTCAACACGGCGTCCATCGCCGCATTTGACGGGCAGATTGGACAACTGGCCTATGCTGCGTCGAAAGGCGGCGTTGTGGGCATGACCCTGCCCATGGCACGCGATCTGATGCGCGATGGCATCCGCGTGATGACCATCGCACCGGGCATCTTCAAGACCCCCATGGTCGCCGGTCTGCCACAAGAGGTGCAGGACAGCCTCGGCGCGCAAGTTCCGTTCCCTTCGCGCCTTGGCGACCCGGCTGAATACGCCGCCATGGTGCGACACATCGTTGAAAACGGCATGTTGAACGGCGAGGTGATCCGGCTGGATGGTGCGATCCGCATGGCGCCGCGGTAG